The following are encoded together in the Chlorocebus sabaeus isolate Y175 chromosome 12, mChlSab1.0.hap1, whole genome shotgun sequence genome:
- the OMD gene encoding LOW QUALITY PROTEIN: osteomodulin (The sequence of the model RefSeq protein was modified relative to this genomic sequence to represent the inferred CDS: inserted 1 base in 1 codon), producing the protein MGFLSPIFAIFFFLGVKVHCQYETYQWDEDYDQEPDDDYQTGFPFRQNVDYGVPFXQYTLGCVSECFCPTNFPSSMYCDNRKLKAIPNIPMHIQQLYLQFNEIEAVTANSFINATHLKEINLSYNKIKSQKIDYGVFAKLPNLLQLHLEHNNLEEFPFPLPKSLERLLLGYNEISKLQTNAMDGLVNLTMLDLCYNHLHDSLLKEKIFAKMEKLMQLNLCNNRLESMPPGLPSSLMYLSLENNSISSIPEKYFDKLPKLHALRLSHNKLQDIPFNIFNLPNLVELSVGHNKLKQAFYIPRNLEHLYLQNNEIEKMNLTVMCPSIDPLHHHHLTYIRADQNKLKEPISSYIFFCFPHIHTIYYGEQRSTNGQTIQLKTQVFRRFQDDDDESEDHESPEQEGAEGHFDLHYYVNQE; encoded by the exons atgggtTTTTTAAGTCCaatatttgctattttcttctttcttggagTCAAAGTACATTGCCAATACGAAACTTATCAGTGGGATGAAGACTATGACCAAGAGCCAGATGATGATTATCAAACAGGATTCCCATTTCGTCAAAATGTAGACTACGGAGTTCCTT CTCAGTATACTTTAGGCTGTGTCAGTGAATGCTTCTGTCCAACTAACTTTCCATCATCAATGTACTGTGATAATCGCAAACTCAAGGCTATCCCAAATATTCCGATGCACATTCAGCAACTCTACCTTCAGTTCAATGAAATTGAGGCCGTGACTGCAAATTCATTCATCAATGCAACTCATCTTAAAGAAATTAACCTCAGCTACAACAAAATTAAATCTCAAAAGATTGATTATGGTGTGTTTGCTAAGCTTCCAAATCTACTACAACTTCATCTAGAGCATAACAATTTAGAAGaatttccatttcctcttcctaAATCTCTGGAAAGACTCCTTCTTGGTTACAATGAAATCTCCAAACTGCAGACAAATGCCATGGATGGGCTAGTAAACTTGACCATGCTTGATCTCTGTTATAATCATCTTCATGATTCTCTGctaaaagagaaaatctttgccAAAATGGAAAAACTAATGCAGCTCAACCTCTGCAATAACAGATTAGAATCAATGCCTCCTGGTTTGCCTTCTTCACTTATGTATCTGTctttagaaaataattccatttcttCTATACCCGAAAAATACTTCGACAAACTTCCAAAACTTCATGCTTTAAGACTGTCACACAACAAACTACAAGACatcccatttaatatttttaatcttccCAACCTTGTAGAACTCAGTGTTGGACACAACAAATTGAAGCAAGCATTCTATATTCCAAGAAATTTGGAACACCTATACctacaaaataatgaaatagaaa aGATGAATCTTACAGTGATGTGTCCTTCTATTGACCCATTGCATCACCACCATTTAACATACATTCGTGCGGACCAAAATAAACTAAAGGAACCAATAAGCTCATACATCTTCTTCTGCTTCCCTCATATACACACTATTTATTATGGTGAACAAAGAAGCACTAATGGTCAAACAATACAACTAAAGACACAAGTTTTCAGGAGATTTCAAGACGATGATGATGAAAGTGAAGATCACGAGAGCCCAGAACAAGAAGGAGCAGAAGGGCACTTTGACCTTCATTATTATGTAAATCAAGAATAG